GTCGTCCAGCGCAACTACCAGCAGCTGTGTCCTTGTCACCGTCTTCATCTTCCGCATCCCTGTCATCCTCCTGAAATGCCAATTGATCATATTCCCGTCCGTACATATCGACCATCTTCTCGACCCCGAACTTCATCAGCCGACCTGCAAGCCCCATTCCCTCCGCATTCGTATGAGGGTGCTCTCACTCATGCGATATCTAACCGCTATAGCCCTGTACGATAATCCTTGCTTTCTATATTCGAGAAGCTTGTCTTTTGTTAGTTCATGGCGCCTAGACGGGCGTTGACGGCGCAATTGGATCCCCCATGAAGCACGATTTTTATAAAATTCCTGCATGTCTAACCCGTATAATTTGGCAATTCTTTTGTTTGTGTAACCATTGTTTAGTAGCTCAATATATGTTTTCTTGTTTAGAGCGTCAGGTATTTTATTTTTAGTTAACCTAGTCCCAAGATTTCTGATTTCAGCCTCAAGACCACATTCAACCTGGCATATCCGATCTCTTGTCCTTTGGCTTTTACCACGAACTAACTCACAGTTTTTGCAATGATCCAAAAGATCGTTAATTCTAATTCTTAAACTACGCTTTTCCAACCTTTTCATGGATTAAATGCTCCTTCCACGTGGTATACTAGTACCGCCAATATTTTTTTCACTTGGATCTATGGGGTGGCAGCCCCTAGGTCCTCCTCTATCCTTATTTTTGGGATGATGTTTCCTCCCAATCGTCTACAGTCATAACCAGCCCTTGTCATACAACGGCGCCATAAGTGACAACGGCTGAGACACGCCATTTGATTGTCCTCTCTAACTACCCAATCAGGTCTTGCGTCAGTAATCACCACCCCTCCGATCACACTCTTTCTCACAACACACGTCACGACAATCACTCCCCTAATTGATTTCTAGCAACTCTACCTCAATTTCGATCCGCGGCTGCTCGCTATAAAACTTGGAGACGCGCAGATCGACGACTTGGCTGTCATCCTTCCAAATGATCTTGTTTAGCGCGTCACTGATCGACTTCACGTAATTGTCGAGGTCTGGTTTGGTTGTTGGACGATATAGCCCATGTTCTGCCAGCCCCATTCGCCGCCTGCTGAATGATTTGAGCATAGGCCGATATATTGCCAACCTCACTTTCAACGGTCCCTCTAACGGCTTTCTTGGGGCGTGTTGAGAAGCAACCAATCCAACATATTGTTTAAAATCCCTTGAATTCTGCGGGTCGTACATTCGGATGCGACCTCTGTGCGTTGTTGCTCTTGCTCGCTCTTGGGCTACCGCTTCCCCTAACACGGTAAATTTAATTTTGTTTTTCGTTTCGATCCCGCTCACCCCCATCCACATCAATCTCTAACTTACGCTCTTTGCCGTTGATCCTGATTCCTGTGACCGCGCTGTCCTTGTCCACAGCCGCTTCAAGTTGCTTGGTTATGCTTTTCAGCGATGCAATCATTGTCCGCACCGTAGGCTTGTCCGAAAACTGAACCCATGCCCTCATGTACTTAGATCCCCTTTCCCCATACCCCGCCGGCCCTTTTCTTAATCCGTCGAAGGTCGTATTGGTCGATGGCAAGAAACAGAACCTCTTGCGGCGCCCTTTTAAACCGATTGGCAATCTCGGCGATGGATAGACCTTGTTTCCAAAGCTGGCGAAACTGCTTTACCATCTGCTTGTCCCACAGGAAATCGTAATGCTCACAGCTAACGTATGGAAACTGATCCCTCACGCCCCAGCAGCCCCTACGCCGAACCTTCGTTCAGCATCAGCAATCATTTGCCGCAACTCTTCCTCAGCCGCCGCCACCTGCTCTTTGATTCGGGGCCCGCAATCAGGGCAGGGCATGAAGAAGACGGAGGAACTAAACGGAATCAGCATGGCGTTCGTGTTGTTGCACAGGCTACACACCGACGAAATGGTGACGCAATCGGTAGTTGAGTTCTCCAACCGTTTCCCCCTCCTCATAAAAAACTTTTACTAAGTTTTTGCCGCTCATTTCCATCAGCCGACTAGCCGTCGCTTCACCCAACATGGTGATAAGTTCAAGCTCATATTCAGACGTCCAAATGATCGGCAATCTATTAAAATATCGATGTTCAATCAACCCGTACATTTCGTCGTGAACCCCTCTTGTGATGTCTGGTACACCGATTTGTGGATTAACTCTTCCCTTGCCGATGTCATCGATGAACAATACTTCGCATTTTTGCAATGTTTCGCGAATCTTCTGGACCTGTAATCCACCGTTGTCGTACTGGCTAAACATTTCTTTGAACCCGTTTACGAAGTTGAAGTAGACAACCTGAACTCCTTGTTTCATGAGTTCATTCGCAACAGCGCAACCAAGATGCGTCTTGCCGATCCCGACTTCTCCAGCAAAGCCAATTGAATTGCCTTCTTCGAGTTTCCTCATGTTTTCAAAATCAAAGGCGTATTTTCTCGCAGTCTTCCAAAGTTCATCTAATCTTTCATCCCCAGCCCAGTTTCGATAGTTTTCAAAGGACTTGGATAAAAACTCGTCTGATAGTTGACTCGATTTCATGAGCCGCTTAATCCGTCTAATTGCTTTACATTCGCAGTCACTCCAATATTCGGCTCCGTTTCGAATTCCATCAAAACGTATCCCCTTATCCTGACATGACTGACATTCAACCTTTTTTTCTTTCTCGTAAGGCTCGGATTTCATCTGCTGCGGTTCGCTGCCTTGGCGATCCCGAAGCAATTGCTCTATTCGGATTTTGATTTCCTCCGCTACGTCCGAAATCTTTTGCATTTGATCTGTTCCCCCCTGTGGTTTTGAAAGCGGCAATGTGAGCCTTGATTTGATCAATGGTCTTTAAGCCATCCCGTTTCCAATTCTCTAAAATGCCATTAACATAATTCCATGTTCTAACATTGTTGAGGATGGCAATCTTCATGGCTTCGACAATGACTTCTTCTGATTCATCAAAGAATTGCCCATCAAGCCAATACCCGATTTCTTCGCTTAGAAAAGAAGATATAGTCCCGAATCCATTTTTCTCCCAAAACACAAAAACGTTAGGTTTGTCCTTTACTACTACTACTAATTCTTTATTGTCTTTAACATTGTCTTTAATACTGTCTTTAGAGACCCCCTCAACCCTTGTTGCATAAGGGTTTTCTGACTGTCGAAGTTCCTGTTTTGGTAACTTTGGAGTTACTGTTTCGGTAACTTTCGAGTTACTGTTTTGGTAACTGGTTACTGAATCGGTAACCTCAAAGTTCCTGTTTTGGTAACCTGAACTTACTGTTTCAGTAACTTCCCTGTTACTGTTTCGGTAACTTTCTTCACCGTTAGTTCCTATTTCAGTAACTTTTGGGTTACTATTTTGGTAACTTTCAGTCGATAAACTTCCTGTTTTGGCAACCTTTTTTCGATCTCTCTCTAACAAATTAATGTGAATTAACTTTGAAAATTCATCTTCATTCCATGTTCTAATCGGCGCTATTTCCCACTTTTCACAATCCATTTCTAAGGCGAAGATCATCCGATCCCGATCCCAACTTAGAACCCTTGCCCCCTCCAATCCTTCCAATTCCTTTCTAATGTGCGTGTTTCTTACCCCACAAATTTCAAAGTTCTTTAACCTCGGTATGTATGCCGAATCGCTTTGACAACCGATAGAAAGTCGGAGAACAAGGTGCAAGATGGACAATTGCCTCTTAGAAAAATCACGTCTGATAATCTCGTCTAATATTTTATTTTCGATGCCAACAAAACTTTTCGATGGAGGTTTTGCCATGCTACACCTCTCCCGTTTATTTCTATATCTGGCTTCGCCGAGGGATCATTCCCTCGGCATAAGTCCCCATTAATCGAAATTAATTTCTCCTTCTTCGCTCGTTTCCTCTGCATCGGAAGCTTCAAAAGGAATATCCAACACATCGACTGGCATCGGATCCTCTGTAATGTCCTTCCTGACTACCTCGTCCTGCGTCGCCGCCTGCTGGATCTCAATGCTGATCGGCAGGTACTTCCACATATGACGCACAACCGTTTTCTTTGCCATTTCCTCATAGTCCGTTACCCACGGACCGCCCTTAGATGCCGCGCTCCTATTTCGACGCTTGTCAATTTCCTCTTTCGGCATAAATTCAAATTGGTACCCACCGTCTTTAAAGTGGGCGACTGCATAAGCTCCAATGAAATCCCCTTGATCACTCATGGCTGGTTTGTGTACGAGATTAGGCTTCAATCCGTACTCATACTCAAATTCATCATTTTTATATACCGCGTGGGCGTAAATGCTTTCTATGTTCCCTGATCTGCGCGCCAGGTCGATCATTCCTTTGTAGCCGATAATGAAAGTCGCTTCCTTGCCGTAGGGAATGATATAGCAATGTCCGATAAGGCCAGGCTCCAGGCCCAGCTGAGCCGATTGCATCACTGCCCCCATAAGAGATGGGATGGTGCATTCCAATAGCTTCGGTGTCGTCCTGATCGTTGTTAGCGCAATCCGCGCGAGTCGATCCGCGTCCATGTGAGCTGGCAGGGCCTTTTCGATTTCAGGCGCCATTCTTTTTAAGTAAGCGGCAATCGTGTTTGCAGGGTTGTTATTCGTTGCCGCATTATTTCCTTGTCGGTTAGCCAATTGGTTTTTCAATTCGTTGCTCGTTGCTTTTGTGCTCATAGCAGCCTCCTATTTAATTAAAAGTCTTCTAGCGAGTGTTGTTTTTCTGTATTTCTCAAATAAATCCTCATGGTCTTTTCGGAAAGATTTTGAATCAAATCGAGTCGTCTCGTAACTTCTCCAAGTAACCTCTCTATCTCCGATAACCCCAGATTCAAAATCACCTAGCATCGATTTCAGTTTGTTTTCATACTCTTTCCTTGTTGTCTCTAAATCCTTCTCGTCTTGCTTTAGCTGTTCGATGGCAGTGATCAAAGCGTTAGCTTCATCAGGAAGCTCCGTTTGACTGCCATCCTCGCTTTTAGGGTAAAGTTCACTTAAAAGTTTGGTGGATGCGTCACTTCCATCGAACGCAGGAGGGGCTTTCTTCAATACATGCTCCTCCCAAAACTCTTTCCCGATATCGAAAAGGTACTGAATTAATTCGTCGTCACGCTCGACATATTTCATAATGAATTTATTGCCGCCGATCAAGGTTGCGAAGTAACCCCATTGCAAACCTGTCACAAACAAATACCATTGAATCTGTGTTAAGTAGCTTGCTGGAACTTCATCATCAGTCCATTGATCCTTCAAGTACTCTGAGGTTGTTTTAACTTCTAAAATGCCGTGCCCTTTCTCTCTATCAATAATGAGCCGGTCAATGTTTGCCAGCGCCCACTCATGCTCTAGATGCTGCAGAATTGCGTTTCTCCTTTCGACTCTGAATCCTGTTCTAAAAGAAAATTCTTTCGCAACAACATCTTCTAAAATTCTCCCGAAGTACATAGCCTCGTTATCTTCTTGCTCTGGCAATTCCCCTAGCTTGTCCATATAAACAGAGACAGGAGAACTCCATTTATTAATGCCGCATATCGCGCCAATGTCCGAACCCGTAATTCCTCTCCTGCGCCATTCAAGCCATTCCTTATCAGTAATATCAGTTGTATTCACCAACCTGATCGCTTGCAAGCCCTACCCCTCCTAAGCTGTTTTGTACTCCCTGATTTCCGTTGCAGTAACGTCCTTAATGTCCTCAAACTCCATTTGGTCAAAAGCGTGATCCCAATCGATCTTTTCACAAATTAAATCCCGAAACTCTTGATCCGACAGCTTATCCAGGTTCTCCGAAGACATATCAACTTCAATTTCATAACCTAAATTGAGCCTTACTTTTCCACGAATCTTGATCATTTCTATTTCACCTCTCAAAAAGGTTTGTGGTATACTCGAATCAACTTAAAAAATCTAACGCCATCTTCCCGAATGGCATTTTTTATGCCCTTTTATCTCTAGTCCGCCTCCGCCCACTCTCTTGATACGCAGCAGTGGCGAAAACCAAGGAAAATAACAGCCCAAGCATTCCTGGAACCCAATAACCGTTGACCATCGCTGCGCCCGAAATAGCTGCTAACAAAATGCATCCGCCTATCATTCGTTCACCTGCTTCCTATTATTTTTAATGGATTGGATCCATCGTCACGACCGAGAACCCAGGAGGAAGCTCCCGATCATGACGACAGGACCAAGCCTGTCGTTGCTGGACGATCCAGCAGATGTTATAATAATTCCAGACGATCAACATTTAACTAATAAACAGTAAGCAGGCCCCAAACCTAGCTTGCTGTTTTTCTTTTTTCACGAGAAATCCTGACCTTTATGACTTCATCCAGACACGCAAGCATCTTCGGGTTATCTAACGCCTGACCACACATTTGCCGCACTCTCCACGCGGGCATTAACTTACTAGCCGCAATTACCATTACCACCAAACAATCCCCTTTCCTATGTAGTAAGCGCCCACACGACCATCGTCGATACCGTTGATATGATTTGCATGACAGCCGCTACATCGACACCGCATATGATTGCGGCCGCTATCTCTGGGGCTCCCGTCACTTGAAACCAATCGACTAAATCCCTTACCTTTAAAGCCAAGTAATTGTTCTCAAGCCTTGATACATTACTCCTTGATAGGTGTAACTTTTCTGCCATCTCCTCTTGGCTGAGCCCCGCTTTAAGTCTTGCTTCCTTAAGCAATGGACCGTACATCATCGTTACGATTCACCCCCTTTCAACGTGCAGGATTTGCACACTTGCAAAAACTGGACAGTCAACTCTATCTCTATCTACTAAAATTAGTTTTAGTAGATTCAAAGTGATTGCAAAAAAGAGCTTGTCCACTTGGACGCCAGGGCGGTTACGCCCCATGAGAGTCCTCCTTTTCGGACTCCTGCTCTTCCAAGGCCCAAAGCGACTCCGCTAAAATCCTGTTCATCTGCTTCACTTCTGGAAGGTCGGCATTTTCTTCGAACCACTCGCTACGCTCTTTCGGACTCATGAATGGAAGGATAGAACGGATTTTAATTGTGGTATTGCCGATCTGCGTTGTGAATACTGGACGATCATTGTTATTTTGTTGCATGTCCTCATCCCCCTTTTTTCTATGTCTATGCGGGGAACGGAGTGGGACAACCCTGTTAGTTTGATTCATGTTCAACCTCCTTTGACCAAAGAATCTTTGAAAGGATGACCTGTTATGCCCGAACTACTTATTCATCAATTAATGGATGAAATACATATTTTGAAAACTGAACTTGCGAGTATTAAACAGACTCAAGTTTCAAGTAACGAGCTGATCACTTTACTTGCCGAAGACGTGAACGACATTAAGGCTGATTTACACTCACTTAGATTGCAGTCAGTCACAGATCGCTAGAGGTCAGCCGCTTAATTAGCTGACCTTTCTCGGAATCCAGTTTGCAACGTATCGGATAGCAATTTGTAATTCTTTGCGCTTTACATCTTTGTATGATGCAACTGCAAACCGATCTTTGATCTCGCGATAGATTTCACGAAACAGTTGTGAGCGTTCATTTGGTTCGTCGCTCAGTTCATAGACTTTAGTTGCAACAGCCTTTTGTAATCTACGTTGTTCACCATGATCGAGAGTGATCTGTTCTTCGACCTTCTCGTCGATCTGGGTCACGAGCTTTCTAATCTCGTGTTGTTCTTTGACAATTTCATCATGTCCTTCGACTAAATCGGCGGTAGTTCGGAGGACTGTAACCAGTGCTTGGTCCTTTGATAGAGGAACAACATTGCTCTGAATGTGTTCGCGCATCCTTTTAAATTCTTGGATGAACATAACTTTCATCTTCATGGCTTCTGGCGTTACGTAAGCCATAGCAACTAATGTAAAAGCATCTTCCGAAAGATTGATTTTTCTATAAGTCCGACCACGGTCATTCTTATAATCTGACTCCTCAAAGTTGTGGAGTGAGAATTCGCTTTCGCCAGACTGATTCAACTTTTCAATTTGGGTTTCAATATCGCGAATAACAATGTCATGACGTTTGTTGAATACCTCAGCGACCGTAAGACTGTCTGTTACTGGTTTATTGTTTGCGATAAATACTAGTTGGCTCATAGGCGCCTCCTTTGGTCTGTCTGATTTTTCCCCTCTCTCATGTGGTACTATTTTCATAGAGAGGGGGTGAAAGGAATGTTAAAAAGAATAGACCCAGAAAAATTTGCTTTATCCGTTGTTAGTTCATCTTCTGCAATAAGCGACTCCCCAGAAGCTATTGCAAAAGAAAAAATTGAAATTTACGTAGCTTCATATAAAGAAGCTGAGGATTATAACAGAACTGTTGTTAAAGCAAATCGACAAGAAGATCACAAAAAGTTTTATGGTGAAAAGTAGGTTTATTTTTCTTTGATGTGTACGAGGATGGTCTTTGCTATAAGGTAAAGATCATCTTCGTCCCAACCTAGCTCATGAGCGAGTTAAAGCACTCTTTCAACCATCGGAAACACCTCTAACGGATGAGCAAGAAACTGCTTCGCCACCTAGCTCACCTCCTTTCGGGGGTTGGATTCTATTTTTGATGATGAATGACGCGTTTCGTGACATTCATCATCAAAAAAAAACGTCCAATCAATCTTTAGAGCTTTTGCAATTCTTTTTGCTACAGGAACACTAGGCATTCTTTTATCTTGTTCAATCATTGCATAAGTGGTTCTTGCAATAGATGACCTGTTGGCCACTTCTTCTTGTGTAAGTCCGAGTTGGTTACGCTTATTTACCAACCATAACCTCATACTTATCACCACCTCTTTGTCACGTTTAGTGTACTTATGTCTTTATAATATTACACATTTCGCGTATAGTCAATACTCTTTTACACTTTTTGTGTAATTGATTGATGTCACTCATTGTGTAGTTATAATTGAATTATATGGAGGTGATCAAATTGTTTGGTGATCGTTTAAAAAACCTAAGAAAAGAAAAGAAATTACGCCAAGAAGATGTAGCTAACAAAATTGGAACCGCCAGAACTACATACGCAATGTATGAGCAAGGCAAGCGCGAACCTGATAATGAAACCCTCCTGAGACTTTCTGATTTCTTTGGTGTAAGTGTCGACTTCCTGCTAACCGGGGAAATGAAAGGACAATTAATGATTGACTTTAATAAAGAGGATGTAACTTCTTTTATTGAAGATCCGGCACACGTAAAGTTTTCTAATCGTTTCAGAAAACTCGCCGAGGATCACAACATGGATCCATCTAAATTAGCAATAGAATTTGGAGTATCTGATGAAAACATTCGTGATCTTATGAATTATAGATCGCTTCCTAGCAATGGATACTTAGAGGAAATTTCGAAGTTCTTTAACGTATCAACTGACTACCTTCTAGGACGGACTGATGATCCTCGGGGAGTACACTCAACAAACAAAGTCACCGTTGCTGGTCAAGAAATCAACCTATCTTTAGATGAATTGAAACTATTTGAAGAGTTGAGGAAGCACCCCGTCCTCTTCCACGACTTGGCTACGAATCCAGAAGCAAAAGTAAAAGAACTTATCAAGCTCTATAAGATGAAGAAGATATTATTGGATGAAGACGATGAGGAATTTGGGGAAGGGTTTGGGGAGTTGGAAGATTAGATAAAAGTTGAGGTGAGGAAGTGAGAAAAAGTTACGGAAATGAAGAACTCGAAGAAGGTTTTCGAATCTTCTTTAAACCGTATTTAGAGGGGTATAGAGAGCGTGTAAATACTCTTTATCCAGATGAACACGCCGACAGCGACATTTTCACTTATATGAAACCAGTACATCTTCACGTGCTGCTGCATGATAGCGACACACACCTTCTATTTGCAAGGGATGAAGAGGATGGATTAACGTTCATTGATTGTATGGCTATTGATGAAGATGAATTCGATCATATTTCAAGCAGCTCGGATAAATTGATGAATAAATTTGTTTATTCCGTATCCGGATTGAACGATTATTTAACCGTTTTTCATTTTAGTAGGTTGGGGGAATATGCAGGCATTTCCTTTTCAGAGTCTAACAGAGGCACTTTAGTAGGTTCCGCAAGGAAATGGGGAGTCGAAAAGGCTGATGATCACTATTCCGCATATAAATTTAGTAAAGCACTAGAAAGAGCCATCTCCCCTTCGATCGAACTTGCAACCATTAATACAGATGAAGTACTTGAACGTGTGCAAGACCCTTCATTTCAATATGAATTTGGCGAATCCGCTAAAGCTTATAATGCAGGATTATATTTAGCTGCCGCTTCAACCGCTGGTATTGCTTTGGAAAATATACTAAGACTGATAATTACTAAAGTGTTCGGGCGGGATAAGCTTCCAAGTAAGTCATATATTATAGATTCTCTTCTTGTTTTAGATAGGAAAAAGGTGTTGCCCGGAAGATTGCGGAATGAAGTTTGGGCACAAAACGGCATTCGGAATAGCAATGCGCACACTAATGAAGATCCGGTGAAAAAAGAAACAGTTGAAACGTTATATAGACTCATCAACGAGTTGTCATTCTTTATTACTTAATTTTTCTTTGGCCTTTTTAAATTGACCTAATAATATACCGGCTTCTTCAATGCCCCATTCATGAAAATCTGATTCCAATGCAGAAATAATTGTTTCGATTTCATCAAATGTTAATGCGACGAGCGACACTTGCGTTTCAATAACTTTCATATTATCTCCACCCTTCTTAACTTGATTGTACTATACAAAGGCAGTGGTTTCATGCGACTTAAACAACAAATACATACCGACTACTGGGAAGAACGCGCCAACAAAGTACTCTCCCACTTCAACTATAACTTCCCAGATGAAATCGATATGTACGACATCTGTTGGCGTTACGGCATTCGGATCATGCCTCTTGATTACCCATTTCTAGATCAATATGTTCAACTGGAATCAATTGAGAACTTAGATGCCTTTTCCATTCCAAAAGAAAAAGGACGACGAGGGATAATATTTATTAGAGAAGATCTAAATTCGATTGAAAAGAAACTATTGCTTGCAGAAGAATTTTGTCACATCTATTCGCACCACACATCACAATTAAACTTAGACAAGCATGGTGTTGCAAAAATAGAAAACCAAGCAAAGAGGATGTCCGCTTACTTATTAATGCCTAGTAAATTTATCGAAACTATTTATGATGCCGCGGTCGATGAAGCTGTTCTAATCACGGATATTGCGGATTACTTCCTCGTAACAGAGGAATTCGCTCACTATCGAATGGAACTGATATTTAACCGCAGAGTAGATGGCTTCTCTTTCTTAAAAGGGAATATTGGGACCATTCAGTGGTTTGAGTAAGCAATTTTTGTTCAGAGAAGTTTCACGTGAAGGAACAAACAGGTTGAAGCCCTTGATCAGGCTATACGATCTCTTCATAATTGAAGTATATATGAATATAAATTAGGGGAGAAGTCTATCATGTTAACAGATAAAGAAGCAAAACAACTCTTCGAAGCAATAAAGGATTTAGTAGAAAACAAACCAATTGACTTTCCCCAATTAGGTGATTCGATACAACTGGATGTTGTAAGCACTTTTGATAACGACAGGTTTATTATAGACATACAACGAAAAGGGCAAATTAACATAAAAAAATGTACTTACCAAACAAGGTATCAAAGGGTTGTTCCTTTATTTAGAATTGACATCGAAGGTCCGCCACATCAAAATCCAGATCTTGAGATAATCCCTTGTCCACATATCCATGTATACCGTGAGGGGTTTGGGGATAAATGGGCCTATCCTTTGGACGAATATATCGATACAGAAGCAAGTGATTTGGGTAGGGTGCTCTTTGATTTTTTGAAGTATAATAATATTAGAAACATACCTCAAATTCGGTATCAGGGAAGTGATTTGTTTAATGGATCTTCAGGGGAAACTTAAAAGTTCATATTTGGACTGGTTAAATGAAAGAATTTCATTGCGAAGTATAAACGGAGCCATTGAAATTACCTCTCCTATGTTGGATCGGCATAATGACTTCCTTCAGATTTATGTCGTGCCCGATGGAGATGCATTCAGGCTCACTGATGATGGATATATAATTAATGATCTTCTTATGTCCGGTTGTGAAGTTGACTCAACTCCGAGAAGAAAAGAGATTTTTCAGTTATTGTTGAATGGTTATGGAGTCCAAAGATCTGACAGGGACGAGCTTTTTATAAAAGCTGACATTGGTGACTTCCCGCAAAAGAAACACTTGCTCCTCCAGGCGATGCTATCAGTAAATGATATGTTTATGGTAGCAAGACCACATGTACAAAGCATTTTCTTAGAAGATGTGGAAAACTTTTTATTAGATAATGATATTCGTTTTTTCGAAAACATCAACTTTAGTGGAAGAAGTGGCTATAGTCACACGTTCGACTTTGGAATACCAAAATCAAAAGCTAGTTCAGAAAGGCTCATAAAAACAATTAACCATCCCACAAGGGATGCTTCACAAGCCCTGTTGTGGGCGTGGAGTGATACGAAAGAGGCTAGAAAAGGCGATCCAACCCTTTATGCTTTTTTAAACAATTCAGATTCAACTATAAAAAACGACGTCATTGATGCTTTATCAAGATATGATGTTAAAACCGTGCTTTGGACTGAAAGAGATAAATACATCAGTGAATTGACCGCTTAAAACGGATAATTGATACTGGTGTATTTTTATTTTTCCCTAACGGTATGATCATAAGGAGGTTATCGCATGCAACGCCCCACTAACTTAGACGTTTTTATCTATTTGAGGAAGAGTCGTAAGGATATAGAAGAAGAACGTAAGGCAATTGAAAATAATACTCACTTTGACACGCTGGATAAACACAGAAATGAGTTGCTGGAACTCGTTAAGCGCGAGAAGCATCATGTTGTGGACATTTTTTCCGAGGTCGTATCCGGTGAATATCTGTCCGAGAGAGATGTTGCACAAGAGATGTTGAGGCAAGTTGAGGAAGGATCTGTTGACGGGGTCGTTGTCATGGATCTGGATCGACTAGGCCGCGGTGACATGATCGATGCAGGGACCATTTTTCGCTCCTTTAAGTATTCCGAGACGCTGATCATCACGCCCCACGAAGTCATCAATTGTAACTCTGAGGGCGCAGAGCTGTTGTTTGGGATCAAGTCCATTATAGCCCGTGAAGAATTAAAGCAGATCAACAAGAGGCTACAGGGCGGTCGTAGAAGGTCGGCAAGGGATGGCAGATCGATCACCCGCAGGCCGCCATATGGATACGACAGGGATGAGGATTTAAAGCTGATCCCCAACCCAGATCAGGCATCGGTTATTAAAAAGATTTTTGAGTTGATATCTAATGGACAAGGACGACAAGCTGTAGTAAAGCAGTTGGACTCGCTAGGCTATAAGCCGCCAGAGGGCGATCTTTGGGAGCAATCCACTATTAGTTATATTATCAAAAATGAAGTGTACCTGGGGCACATCGTATGGGGCAAGCGACGAAATATAAAAAGGAATGGCAAGTATATTTCGAGGGCCGTTCCACCAGATCAATGGACACGCCATGACAACGCCCATGAGCCCATTATATCGCAGGAACTGTTTGACCAAGCGAATCTTGCTCTAAGTAGTCGCTGGAGACCCCCAACACGAGATGGGACTACGCTTACCAATCCTTTAGCTGGTATTGTGAAGTGTGGCGTATGTGATCGTGCCATGTACTATCTACCAAAAAAGGATCGTCCGAACCCCCAATTTCGATGCATCAACTCTCGATGCCAAGGCATACAGAAAGGCGCCATGTTTTATTTGGTAGAAGAAAGATTGATAGAGTCACTTAGACATGTCGTAAACGAATTTGCGACCAA
The genomic region above belongs to Ammoniphilus oxalaticus and contains:
- the recT gene encoding recombination protein RecT — its product is MSTKATSNELKNQLANRQGNNAATNNNPANTIAAYLKRMAPEIEKALPAHMDADRLARIALTTIRTTPKLLECTIPSLMGAVMQSAQLGLEPGLIGHCYIIPYGKEATFIIGYKGMIDLARRSGNIESIYAHAVYKNDEFEYEYGLKPNLVHKPAMSDQGDFIGAYAVAHFKDGGYQFEFMPKEEIDKRRNRSAASKGGPWVTDYEEMAKKTVVRHMWKYLPISIEIQQAATQDEVVRKDITEDPMPVDVLDIPFEASDAEETSEEGEINFD
- a CDS encoding RusA family crossover junction endodeoxyribonuclease, yielding MSGIETKNKIKFTVLGEAVAQERARATTHRGRIRMYDPQNSRDFKQYVGLVASQHAPRKPLEGPLKVRLAIYRPMLKSFSRRRMGLAEHGLYRPTTKPDLDNYVKSISDALNKIIWKDDSQVVDLRVSKFYSEQPRIEIEVELLEIN
- a CDS encoding Rha family transcriptional regulator codes for the protein MSQLVFIANNKPVTDSLTVAEVFNKRHDIVIRDIETQIEKLNQSGESEFSLHNFEESDYKNDRGRTYRKINLSEDAFTLVAMAYVTPEAMKMKVMFIQEFKRMREHIQSNVVPLSKDQALVTVLRTTADLVEGHDEIVKEQHEIRKLVTQIDEKVEEQITLDHGEQRRLQKAVATKVYELSDEPNERSQLFREIYREIKDRFAVASYKDVKRKELQIAIRYVANWIPRKVS
- a CDS encoding ATP-binding protein, with amino-acid sequence MSDVAEEIKIRIEQLLRDRQGSEPQQMKSEPYEKEKKVECQSCQDKGIRFDGIRNGAEYWSDCECKAIRRIKRLMKSSQLSDEFLSKSFENYRNWAGDERLDELWKTARKYAFDFENMRKLEEGNSIGFAGEVGIGKTHLGCAVANELMKQGVQVVYFNFVNGFKEMFSQYDNGGLQVQKIRETLQKCEVLFIDDIGKGRVNPQIGVPDITRGVHDEMYGLIEHRYFNRLPIIWTSEYELELITMLGEATASRLMEMSGKNLVKVFYEEGETVGELNYRLRHHFVGV
- a CDS encoding helix-turn-helix transcriptional regulator, which codes for MRLWLVNKRNQLGLTQEEVANRSSIARTTYAMIEQDKRMPSVPVAKRIAKALKIDWTFFFDDECHETRHSSSKIESNPRKEVS
- a CDS encoding YqaJ viral recombinase family protein: MQAIRLVNTTDITDKEWLEWRRRGITGSDIGAICGINKWSSPVSVYMDKLGELPEQEDNEAMYFGRILEDVVAKEFSFRTGFRVERRNAILQHLEHEWALANIDRLIIDREKGHGILEVKTTSEYLKDQWTDDEVPASYLTQIQWYLFVTGLQWGYFATLIGGNKFIMKYVERDDELIQYLFDIGKEFWEEHVLKKAPPAFDGSDASTKLLSELYPKSEDGSQTELPDEANALITAIEQLKQDEKDLETTRKEYENKLKSMLGDFESGVIGDREVTWRSYETTRFDSKSFRKDHEDLFEKYRKTTLARRLLIK
- a CDS encoding helix-turn-helix domain-containing protein, with protein sequence MMYGPLLKEARLKAGLSQEEMAEKLHLSRSNVSRLENNYLALKVRDLVDWFQVTGAPEIAAAIICGVDVAAVMQIISTVSTMVVWALTT
- a CDS encoding DnaD domain protein, with protein sequence MAKPPSKSFVGIENKILDEIIRRDFSKRQLSILHLVLRLSIGCQSDSAYIPRLKNFEICGVRNTHIRKELEGLEGARVLSWDRDRMIFALEMDCEKWEIAPIRTWNEDEFSKLIHINLLERDRKKVAKTGSLSTESYQNSNPKVTEIGTNGEESYRNSNREVTETVSSGYQNRNFEVTDSVTSYQNSNSKVTETVTPKLPKQELRQSENPYATRVEGVSKDSIKDNVKDNKELVVVVKDKPNVFVFWEKNGFGTISSFLSEEIGYWLDGQFFDESEEVIVEAMKIAILNNVRTWNYVNGILENWKRDGLKTIDQIKAHIAAFKTTGGNRSNAKDFGRSGGNQNPNRAIASGSPRQRTAADEIRALRERKKG